A genomic segment from Aegilops tauschii subsp. strangulata cultivar AL8/78 chromosome 1, Aet v6.0, whole genome shotgun sequence encodes:
- the LOC109760445 gene encoding pentatricopeptide repeat-containing protein At2g13600, protein MWEWDATSLAGALKSAATCRSTPHVKPLHAVLLKLGLSASAILATSLAHLALRCGLPGYARALFDEMPRRDVVSWTSLITGHAHQGLHGDSLALLRRMVESGVAPNGYTLSGGLLACAGVGQGALAAGKEIHARVVKMSMYGPVDSVVENGVLDMYARCRNVDYARRVFGVMVARDIVAWNSMMAGYLGSGQAEETLGLFASMVSCEVVADGFSYAIIVDACGELALLKQGMQVHARVLGAGFDSDVVVRNSLLDMYAKCGCVDSAELVFNAAPSLDAVLWTTMISAYGKLGRAQDAVCLFDRMARLGIKRDGVAYLAILSACSHGGLVREGWCYFKFLFDGQSSVKLQPEHYGCMADLICRRGHLEDALEFIESMPFESSIAAWSALLNSCRIYGDAKLGQLAASRLLELDPENHSNWVALSSKHASEGDWHETWMIRENMNREWVKKEPGCSWVELHDGVHVFLMADQSHPELVNVLQTLDSLKEDIWVMPPKP, encoded by the coding sequence ATGTGGGAGTGGGACGCCACCTCCCTCGCCGGCGCCCTCAAATCCGCCGCCACTTGCCGTTCCACTCCCCATGTCAAACCCCTCCACGCTGTCCTCCTCAAGCTCGGCCTGTCGGCGTCCGCCATCCTAGCTACCTCGCTCGCGCACCTGGCACTCCGGTGCGGGCTCCCTGGTTACGCCCGCGCtctgttcgacgaaatgcccaGACGGGACGTGGTCTCCTGGACGTCCCTCATCACCGGCCACGCTCACCAGGGTCTGCACGGAGACTCTCTCGCACTTCTGCGGCGCATGGTCGAATCCGGTGTTGCTCCCAACGGGTACACACTGTCCGGTGGGTTGCTCGCGTGTGCCGGGGTTGGCCAGGGCGCCCTTGCTGCCGGGAAGGAAATCCATGCCAGGGTTGTGAAGATGAGTATGTATGGCCCGGTCGATTCGGTTGTGGAGAACGGGGTTCTTGACATGTACGCGAGGTGCAGGAATGTTGACTATGCGAGGAGAGTGTTTGGGGTGATGGTGGCGAGGGACATTGTTGCGTGGAACTCGATGATGGCTGGGTATCTCGGGAGTGGTCAAGCTGAGGAGACTCTGGGCTTGTTTGCGTCAATGGTTTCTTGTGAGGTTGTCGCAGATGGCTTCTCGTATGCCATAATTGTGGATGCGTGTGGGGAGCTGGCGTTGTTAAAACAGGGGATGCAGGTGCATGCACGGGTTCTTGGTGCAGGATTTGATTCCGATGTGGTTGTAAGGAATTCCTTGCTGGATATGTATGCAAAGTGTGGATGTGTTGATTCAGCAGAGCTTGTCTTCAATGCGGCACCTTCATTAGATGCTGTTTTGTGGACTACGATGATCTCAGCTTACGGCAAGCTTGGTCGTGCGCAAGATGCAGTATGTTTGTTTGATAGGATGGCACGTTTGGGCATCAAAAGAGATGGAGTAGCATATCTTGCAATATTGTCAGCTTGTAGCCATGGCGGACTTGTTCGAGAAGGTTGGTGCTACTTCAAGTTTCTGTTTGATGGCCAGAGCTCGGTTAAGCTGCAGCCTGAGCACTACGGTTGCATGGCAGATCTAATTTGTAGGAGAGGTCACCTAGAAGATGCTCTTGAATTCATTGAGAGTATGCCGTTTGAGTCGAGCATCGCTGCTTGGAGTGCGCTACTTAATTCCTGTCGAATCTATGGGGATGCTAAGTTGGGTCAGCTTGCAGCGTCCCGTCTACTCGAGCTTGATCCAGAGAACCACAGTAACTGGGTTGCTTTATCAAGTAAACATGCATCGGAGGGCGATTGGCATGAGACATGGATGATCAGGGAGAACATGAACAGAGAGTGGGTTAAGAAAGAGCCTGGATGTAGTTGGGTCGAGTTGCATGATGG